One region of Verrucomicrobiota bacterium genomic DNA includes:
- a CDS encoding phage holin family protein, whose amino-acid sequence MYLAIIRWAFLSLAVLISSLIIPGIDGTLAGILVAALMLGILNVFIKPILTFISLPFIILTLGIFILIINAFLLLLTSWIVPEFHVAGFWSAIGGSLLISLVGMFFNPDKSKSRQKRKARVTRRVVINKQAPKEQPSDVPPGKGPVIDI is encoded by the coding sequence ATGTATTTAGCTATTATCCGTTGGGCATTTCTATCATTAGCTGTTCTGATATCCTCGTTAATCATCCCTGGGATAGATGGAACATTGGCGGGAATCCTTGTAGCAGCTCTGATGCTGGGAATTCTTAATGTATTTATAAAGCCCATTCTCACCTTCATCTCTTTACCTTTTATTATCTTAACTCTTGGGATTTTTATTTTGATCATTAACGCATTCTTGCTATTGCTTACTTCTTGGATTGTTCCAGAATTTCATGTAGCTGGCTTTTGGTCTGCGATAGGCGGAAGCCTATTGATAAGCTTAGTTGGGATGTTTTTCAATCCCGACAAAAGCAAAAGCAGACAAAAACGTAAAGCTAGAGTAACAAGAAGAGTTGTTATCAATAAGCAAGCTCCAAAAGAACAACCATCTGATGTCCCTCCCGGCAAAGGACCTGTTATTGATATTTAG
- a CDS encoding peroxiredoxin — MSVLVTKEAPDFNASAVMPDGTINDSFRLSDFRGKYVALFFWPLDFTFVCPTEIIAHDKRCEEFKKRNVELIGISIDSVFTHIAWRNTPINGGGIGPVQFPIVADLKREIMATYGVEHPDGVSLRASFLIDKQGIVQHQMINNLPLGRNVDEMLRLVDALQYVEENGEVCPANWEKGDAAMKPTADGVKDYLSNLD, encoded by the coding sequence ATGAGTGTCTTAGTAACTAAAGAAGCTCCAGATTTTAACGCGTCAGCTGTCATGCCTGATGGAACCATTAATGATTCCTTCAGGCTTTCTGATTTTAGGGGGAAATATGTGGCCTTATTTTTTTGGCCTTTAGATTTCACATTTGTTTGTCCAACAGAGATCATTGCGCATGACAAGCGCTGTGAGGAGTTCAAAAAGCGTAATGTTGAATTAATTGGCATTTCAATCGATTCAGTATTCACTCACATAGCATGGAGGAACACACCAATCAATGGCGGTGGAATAGGTCCAGTGCAATTTCCAATCGTGGCAGATTTAAAACGAGAAATTATGGCTACCTACGGTGTGGAACATCCTGATGGTGTTTCTTTACGTGCGTCATTTTTGATCGATAAACAAGGTATTGTTCAACATCAGATGATTAATAATCTTCCTCTTGGACGTAATGTAGACGAAATGCTCCGTTTGGTGGATGCTCTGCAATATGTCGAAGAGAATGGTGAAGTATGTCCAGCCAATTGGGAAAAAGGTGATGCCGCCATGAAGCCGACAGCTGATGGTGTTAAGGATTATCTTTCAAACTTAGATTAA
- the dcd gene encoding dCTP deaminase translates to MILNDIQIKDLAKKGMIKPFESSLIRRARRLPRLSYGLSSYGYDLRLSPKEFKIFRHVPGTVVDPKNFHAENLEKAELTKDKSGEFFILPGRSYGLGVAIEALHMPVNVSGICVGKSTYARCGIIANLTPAEAGWQGHLTLEFSNSSAADCRIYANEGVVQMIFFQGEPCATSYNTRKGKYHNQIHQITLPRA, encoded by the coding sequence ATGATTCTCAATGACATTCAGATTAAAGATTTAGCCAAGAAAGGCATGATCAAACCTTTTGAATCTTCTCTTATTCGAAGAGCCAGGAGACTGCCTCGACTCTCTTATGGTCTGTCGAGTTACGGATATGACTTACGCCTTTCTCCAAAGGAATTTAAGATTTTTCGCCATGTGCCTGGAACTGTGGTAGACCCCAAGAATTTTCATGCTGAAAATTTAGAAAAGGCTGAATTAACTAAGGATAAGTCGGGTGAATTTTTCATACTACCCGGCCGATCTTATGGCCTTGGAGTGGCTATTGAAGCTCTCCATATGCCCGTAAATGTCTCTGGCATCTGTGTCGGCAAGAGCACCTATGCCAGATGTGGTATTATCGCAAACCTCACTCCTGCTGAGGCGGGATGGCAGGGGCATTTAACTTTAGAATTTTCAAACTCCTCCGCCGCTGATTGTCGAATCTATGCTAATGAAGGGGTGGTTCAAATGATCTTTTTCCAAGGAGAACCATGTGCCACCTCTTACAACACCCGTAAAGGAAAATATCACAATCAGATACACCAGATCACTTTACCAAGAGCCTGA
- a CDS encoding Na+/H+ antiporter NhaC family protein: protein MNNEMWLVTCAKNKKTRVKINYFVIPAAVFLLVISLVLGLLNHSWFCLWPPLMGLILIILTRDVVVSLWLAAFGAALVYLQGNWLAAPGFFLDNLLLPSLTNAWNLQVIIFTLLMGGFVALIEYGRGLENFINSFLRRFEDKKRGVEFGSVGLGFLCFFDGLANAMFVGRLVKPLADNCRISPAKMAYIVDTTSSPLACLAFVSTWIAYQLSMIRAGYEQAGLEVNAYEVFLASIPSNFYCWASLILLLGVVTLRFWPFKEASYSLGNQAQNSKTVSATKKREKGQGKLKTGGVVGVFIPVVFLWISILGGLYYSGASETGSLQPVSLAEALGKAETAKVLVLSAFFATALAWVLNGGWTDPLTTSYALKRGMLSLLRPVFILLGAWCLSEGLKALGAAELLSQLIGAKVPFWLYPSLVFLGSSLIAFLTGTSWGTMGLVMPLALSVVLGAPLQYGEDFSATIVAAVFSGAVFGDHCSPLSDTTIVSAMATGSETLEHVRTQLPFALIAAGFSLLLGFIPSGLGLGSWCFWGCIAAVLVTVCAKTYFFTQKANSEAS from the coding sequence ATGAACAATGAGATGTGGCTTGTGACTTGTGCAAAGAACAAAAAAACTAGGGTAAAAATAAATTATTTTGTTATACCGGCAGCAGTATTTTTGTTGGTTATATCACTTGTGCTGGGCCTACTAAATCATTCTTGGTTTTGTCTTTGGCCTCCATTGATGGGACTTATTTTGATTATTTTGACTCGGGACGTGGTTGTAAGTTTGTGGCTGGCAGCGTTTGGGGCGGCTCTAGTTTATTTGCAAGGTAATTGGTTAGCCGCTCCAGGTTTTTTCCTAGATAATCTCTTGCTACCTTCTTTGACTAATGCTTGGAATCTACAAGTTATCATCTTTACCTTACTCATGGGAGGGTTTGTTGCTCTAATTGAATATGGTAGAGGGCTTGAAAATTTCATAAATTCATTTCTAAGGCGGTTTGAAGATAAAAAGCGTGGGGTAGAATTTGGGAGTGTCGGGTTAGGCTTTCTCTGTTTTTTTGATGGGTTGGCTAATGCCATGTTTGTGGGTAGGCTTGTCAAGCCTTTGGCAGATAATTGTCGCATCTCTCCAGCAAAAATGGCCTACATTGTCGACACAACCAGCTCGCCTTTAGCATGTTTGGCCTTTGTATCTACTTGGATAGCATATCAGCTTTCCATGATACGTGCAGGTTACGAGCAAGCTGGGCTTGAGGTGAATGCTTACGAAGTTTTTTTAGCGTCGATACCAAGTAACTTCTACTGTTGGGCTAGTCTTATACTATTATTAGGAGTTGTTACTTTGAGGTTCTGGCCATTTAAAGAAGCATCTTATTCTCTGGGCAATCAGGCCCAAAATTCAAAAACGGTCTCAGCCACCAAAAAACGAGAGAAAGGTCAAGGTAAGTTGAAAACGGGAGGCGTTGTTGGTGTATTCATTCCAGTTGTTTTCCTATGGATCAGTATTTTAGGAGGTCTTTACTACAGTGGTGCTTCAGAAACAGGCTCGCTCCAGCCTGTATCTTTAGCTGAGGCCTTAGGAAAGGCTGAAACTGCGAAAGTATTGGTTCTCTCTGCTTTCTTTGCAACAGCTTTGGCTTGGGTGCTAAATGGCGGCTGGACAGATCCTTTGACGACTTCCTACGCCTTAAAAAGAGGTATGCTCAGCCTGCTGAGGCCGGTTTTTATCTTATTAGGGGCTTGGTGTTTGAGCGAAGGATTAAAGGCGCTTGGTGCTGCCGAGTTGTTAAGTCAATTGATAGGGGCTAAAGTGCCTTTTTGGCTATACCCATCACTTGTTTTTTTGGGGAGTTCTTTAATAGCATTTTTAACGGGCACTTCTTGGGGGACAATGGGCTTAGTCATGCCTTTGGCTTTATCCGTGGTTCTGGGAGCGCCTTTGCAGTATGGAGAAGATTTTAGCGCAACTATAGTGGCTGCTGTTTTCAGTGGAGCTGTCTTTGGGGATCATTGCTCTCCACTCAGTGATACCACCATTGTTTCTGCTATGGCAACCGGATCTGAAACTCTAGAGCATGTAAGAACGCAATTACCATTTGCACTAATAGCTGCCGGATTTTCCCTTTTATTGGGTTTTATTCCATCAGGTTTAGGATTGGGGAGCTGGTGTTTTTGGGGTTGTATAGCAGCTGTTTTAGTTACTGTCTGCGCTAAAACTTATTTCTTCACCCAGAAAGCGAATTCTGAAGCGTCTTAG
- a CDS encoding nitroreductase family protein produces the protein MNVKEAIETRRAVKHYDPEYIMSEEDLAELVRLTKLAPSSFNIQNYRFLIIRDPETRKEIREVAWDQAQVTDASVLFLMCADLSAHEAEPAKYWGHAPKEVQDILGPMIKPFYDGKSELIRDEANRSAALAGMTLMLAARELGYDSCPMVGFDFEKVAKIVNLPSNFIISFMVVVGKSTKPAWDRGERLPDTEIVIYDKFK, from the coding sequence ATGAATGTAAAAGAAGCAATTGAAACACGACGTGCTGTAAAGCACTATGACCCTGAATATATCATGTCTGAGGAGGATTTAGCTGAGTTGGTGCGCCTAACCAAATTGGCACCCTCCTCATTCAATATCCAAAACTATAGGTTTTTAATCATCCGAGACCCTGAAACGCGCAAAGAGATTCGTGAAGTTGCATGGGACCAGGCTCAAGTGACCGATGCCAGCGTTCTGTTTTTAATGTGTGCAGACTTGTCAGCTCACGAAGCCGAACCCGCTAAGTATTGGGGGCATGCACCTAAAGAAGTCCAAGACATACTTGGGCCGATGATAAAACCATTTTATGATGGTAAAAGTGAATTAATCCGTGACGAAGCCAACCGCTCTGCAGCTCTAGCTGGTATGACTCTTATGCTCGCAGCTCGCGAACTCGGTTATGACTCCTGCCCCATGGTTGGGTTTGATTTTGAGAAGGTTGCAAAAATCGTTAACCTTCCTAGTAACTTTATTATTAGTTTCATGGTCGTGGTTGGAAAAAGCACCAAACCCGCCTGGGACAGGGGAGAACGACTTCCCGATACAGAAATTGTTATCTATGATAAATTCAAGTAA
- a CDS encoding TIGR04282 family arsenosugar biosynthesis glycosyltransferase, which produces MRIVLMLKAPRPGFVKTRLAQEVGEIEALFIYRRLVEHQLKQLNKKFEIVICYTPFDAYGEMREWLGDEYHYEMQAEGDLGDRLRSIMQKLFNKNHFPVLFLGGDCPYIDEGVLDFVEQELVYHDIVIGPAKDGGYYLIGVRHNLPEIFNQIEWGTKRVFDQTIGLIDESNLSVKILGIAEDVDDLASWERATNCLKF; this is translated from the coding sequence ATGAGAATAGTGTTAATGCTCAAAGCGCCAAGACCCGGGTTTGTGAAGACCCGGCTGGCACAGGAAGTTGGTGAGATTGAAGCTTTGTTCATCTATAGGCGATTAGTAGAGCATCAGCTCAAGCAGTTGAATAAAAAATTTGAGATAGTTATCTGTTATACACCTTTTGATGCTTATGGAGAGATGAGAGAATGGCTAGGTGATGAGTATCATTATGAGATGCAGGCCGAGGGGGATTTAGGAGATCGGTTGAGATCAATCATGCAAAAATTGTTTAATAAAAATCATTTCCCAGTACTTTTTTTAGGAGGTGATTGTCCTTATATTGATGAAGGGGTTCTTGATTTTGTTGAACAAGAGCTTGTGTATCATGATATAGTTATAGGCCCAGCTAAAGATGGTGGCTATTATTTAATAGGTGTTAGGCATAATCTACCGGAGATTTTTAATCAAATAGAATGGGGAACAAAAAGGGTATTTGATCAAACCATAGGCCTTATTGATGAATCAAATTTAAGTGTAAAGATTCTCGGTATCGCTGAGGATGTTGATGATTTGGCTTCTTGGGAAAGAGCCACTAATTGCTTAAAGTTCTAA
- a CDS encoding glycosyltransferase family 2 protein translates to MSGIDLKRVQVIIPALNERETIADVIKNLHSLGLSYIRVVDNGSIDETDCISKEAGAEVIHESKMGYGQACWSGMKDLPEQIEWILFCDGDGSDDLGALAKFFDEAQQYDFVLGNRLASDEGRSVMTPVQRFGSWLAGNIMCLAWGKKFHDLGPLRLIKRETLDALKMEDRAFGWTVEMQAKAASKKILTQEVDVAYFHRKGGKSKIAGTIKGSFLAGSIILGTLGKLIIQDISQIIGRPWLQAILTILVLFCYAWGSAVILPVGDFRFLAAVPEFLKGAAIMGLGFVISWGLRHVKWWLFWLVVLGPRIALLWMYPGDDIWRYIWEGMMQHKGINPYELAPSDPLLEQYHTEWWGKINNRETTAIYPPLSQLIFKGLAMISSTVFCFKLAVAIADIWICAVLAKRFGLSSAMFYAWNPLPITMFAGGGHYDSLFVICLVVAWLIYENKKDFWRWEKAVLWLGASVAIKWITLPVLAFVGWRSLMECGWKRSVRLAVVSMIPFLLSWTIVCWGHDPFTLIPVDFAKYARSAEFIPYFLGLLWKESIWKNELFIAPLCLAGVWIMLREKDYGRFTESWFFLLLIFSPLIHAWYFTWMIPFAVYSRNLGVRLVSLSVFVYFFLQHRQSIELQEWLLEPWERVFLWAPFVLGFIWSRLNFSSKI, encoded by the coding sequence ATGAGTGGTATAGACTTAAAGCGTGTGCAGGTGATTATTCCCGCCTTGAATGAACGGGAGACGATTGCTGATGTCATTAAGAATTTGCATTCGTTGGGGTTAAGTTACATACGTGTCGTAGATAATGGCAGTATTGATGAAACGGACTGTATCTCTAAGGAGGCTGGTGCAGAGGTTATTCATGAGTCGAAGATGGGCTATGGACAAGCTTGCTGGAGTGGCATGAAGGATTTGCCAGAGCAAATCGAATGGATCTTGTTCTGTGACGGTGATGGTAGTGATGATCTTGGGGCATTAGCAAAGTTCTTTGATGAGGCGCAACAATATGATTTTGTTTTAGGAAATAGACTAGCATCTGATGAGGGGCGCTCCGTAATGACACCGGTTCAACGTTTTGGAAGTTGGTTAGCCGGAAATATTATGTGTTTAGCCTGGGGTAAGAAGTTTCATGATCTTGGGCCGCTAAGATTAATCAAAAGAGAAACTTTAGATGCGCTAAAGATGGAAGATCGTGCCTTCGGATGGACGGTAGAAATGCAAGCCAAGGCGGCTAGTAAAAAGATCCTTACTCAGGAAGTCGATGTTGCCTACTTTCATAGAAAAGGGGGTAAATCAAAAATAGCAGGCACTATTAAAGGTAGTTTTCTTGCGGGATCAATCATTCTAGGAACACTGGGGAAGCTGATCATTCAAGATATTTCTCAGATAATAGGCAGACCATGGCTTCAAGCAATACTAACAATATTGGTGCTTTTCTGCTATGCTTGGGGTAGTGCCGTTATTTTGCCAGTAGGCGATTTTCGTTTTCTTGCAGCAGTGCCTGAATTTCTAAAGGGTGCGGCGATCATGGGTTTAGGCTTTGTTATCAGTTGGGGGTTAAGGCATGTTAAATGGTGGTTGTTTTGGCTTGTTGTTCTTGGGCCGCGCATCGCTTTGTTATGGATGTATCCTGGCGATGATATTTGGAGGTATATTTGGGAAGGGATGATGCAGCATAAGGGTATTAATCCTTATGAATTAGCTCCCTCTGATCCACTCTTAGAGCAGTATCACACGGAATGGTGGGGTAAGATAAATAATCGTGAAACGACAGCTATTTACCCCCCTCTTTCACAACTTATTTTTAAAGGACTAGCTATGATTTCATCGACTGTGTTTTGCTTTAAGCTTGCTGTTGCCATAGCAGATATATGGATATGCGCAGTTCTTGCAAAGCGATTTGGTTTGAGTTCAGCTATGTTTTACGCCTGGAACCCACTGCCCATCACGATGTTTGCCGGAGGAGGGCACTACGATAGTTTATTTGTTATATGTCTGGTCGTTGCTTGGTTGATTTATGAAAATAAAAAAGATTTTTGGAGATGGGAGAAGGCGGTTCTATGGCTTGGAGCCAGTGTAGCAATTAAATGGATTACGCTTCCCGTTTTAGCTTTCGTGGGCTGGCGCAGCTTAATGGAATGCGGCTGGAAAAGATCTGTAAGACTTGCTGTTGTATCTATGATACCATTTCTGCTTTCCTGGACTATTGTTTGTTGGGGGCACGATCCTTTCACTTTGATACCTGTGGATTTTGCCAAGTATGCCAGGAGTGCTGAGTTTATTCCCTATTTCCTTGGATTGCTTTGGAAGGAGTCTATCTGGAAAAATGAATTGTTTATTGCTCCATTATGCTTAGCAGGTGTTTGGATTATGCTTCGAGAAAAGGATTATGGTCGTTTTACCGAGAGCTGGTTTTTTCTTCTTCTGATTTTTTCGCCACTGATTCATGCATGGTATTTTACCTGGATGATTCCTTTTGCAGTTTACTCGAGAAACCTTGGTGTGCGTTTGGTTAGTTTAAGTGTCTTTGTTTACTTCTTTTTGCAGCACCGCCAATCCATTGAGTTACAAGAGTGGTTACTGGAACCATGGGAAAGAGTTTTCCTATGGGCGCCGTTTGTCTTGGGCTTTATTTGGAGTCGTCTCAATTTTAGTAGTAAAATCTAG
- a CDS encoding alkaline phosphatase D family protein, with translation MIALTYSISLAADSSVYMANGIKIGEVDSDSAIIWTRLTKYPERKLTGYQFKNIGKISNKQKSDVKFDGMNQMPEGLTLGDMEDSVLGATGEVRVIYWPESSQKAKKETKWTAVETDNDFTYHFKLSGLEAWTRYQLSVEGRASAGDPTTIALKGSFTTAPIPNQEANITLTVVTCGDHARRDDLEKGHMIYKTIKDQIKPHFLVHTGDIEYYDRPAPWAPSVSLARYKMNRLYAMPFTRDLHKVTASYFQKDDHDITKNDGAPGTNFGALTWEKGLKVYYEQFPVGDKPYRTIRWGKDLQIWLVEIREYRSQNTEPDGPEKTLYGKAQKQWLIDTINKSDASYKLLISPTPIVGPDREAKKDNHSNQAFKHEGDEIRRFVASHDNLFIINGDRHWQYYSVDEETGAREFSCGPHSNTHAGGFKQKFKTSEHKFLRVDGGFLSVNVSRQNNSPRITFRHHNVYGDVMNEEIF, from the coding sequence ATGATAGCACTTACCTATTCCATAAGCCTAGCTGCAGATTCTTCAGTCTACATGGCAAACGGAATAAAGATCGGTGAAGTAGACTCTGATTCAGCTATTATCTGGACTAGATTGACGAAATACCCCGAACGCAAGCTAACCGGTTATCAATTTAAAAATATTGGTAAAATTAGCAACAAACAAAAATCAGATGTGAAGTTTGACGGAATGAATCAAATGCCAGAAGGCCTAACACTTGGAGATATGGAAGATTCCGTTCTGGGCGCTACTGGTGAAGTTCGTGTCATCTACTGGCCAGAAAGCAGCCAAAAGGCTAAGAAGGAAACAAAGTGGACTGCTGTAGAGACTGATAACGATTTCACTTACCACTTTAAACTAAGTGGCTTAGAAGCTTGGACTCGCTATCAGCTTTCAGTGGAAGGACGCGCATCAGCAGGAGACCCAACAACAATTGCCCTAAAGGGATCTTTTACGACCGCCCCGATTCCTAACCAAGAAGCCAACATCACACTGACTGTCGTTACTTGCGGAGACCACGCCAGAAGAGACGATCTTGAAAAGGGACACATGATCTACAAAACCATTAAGGATCAAATTAAGCCACACTTTTTAGTGCACACTGGAGACATCGAGTACTATGATAGACCAGCTCCTTGGGCGCCTAGCGTTTCACTTGCACGCTATAAAATGAACCGCCTATATGCCATGCCATTTACACGCGACCTCCACAAGGTAACCGCAAGTTACTTTCAGAAGGACGATCATGATATTACGAAGAACGATGGAGCTCCAGGCACTAACTTTGGCGCACTCACCTGGGAAAAAGGGCTGAAAGTATATTACGAGCAGTTCCCTGTAGGAGATAAACCGTACCGCACCATTCGCTGGGGAAAGGATTTGCAAATCTGGCTAGTCGAAATTCGTGAATATCGCTCACAAAATACAGAGCCGGATGGGCCTGAAAAAACGCTCTACGGAAAAGCACAAAAACAGTGGCTAATAGATACCATCAACAAGTCTGATGCTTCATATAAACTACTCATTAGCCCCACTCCAATTGTTGGTCCAGACAGAGAAGCCAAAAAAGACAATCATTCAAATCAGGCTTTCAAGCATGAAGGAGACGAAATACGTCGATTTGTGGCAAGTCACGACAACTTATTTATCATTAATGGAGACCGTCACTGGCAGTATTATTCGGTAGATGAGGAAACGGGTGCGCGAGAATTCTCTTGCGGGCCCCATAGTAACACACATGCTGGGGGCTTTAAGCAGAAGTTCAAAACCTCGGAACATAAGTTCTTAAGAGTGGATGGAGGTTTTTTATCTGTCAACGTTTCTCGCCAAAACAACAGCCCTCGTATCACTTTTCGACACCATAATGTGTATGGTGACGTTATGAATGAGGAAATTTTCTAA
- a CDS encoding glucosaminidase domain-containing protein, which produces MMRKRHSGTVDLTPALAVKLFHKEQPRRLGLWGTLIASNLVLMALVLVLGGVVWGSTKLGIIITERYEAEQAKLTKKVEASKAQLAAQQQAYEEQVERLNTEISRMVSLHTGTPADVVELASIIESVLSSAKGKEREFLRLAMPAAIHIQVRNKIPASAFLAMAILESRYGQSQLALEANNYFGIKAFNDWKGDKIQKMTKDLGVPTLAYFRSYDSILDGFQGFADFLTKRNRYEKAFNYTSSGELFVQEVLKAGYCPDSDYLAKIKTIMSRHNLQELENILQDGEGTPYHQSWSNVNHLYSSSNKTAQTEVN; this is translated from the coding sequence ATGATGAGAAAAAGACATAGTGGGACAGTGGATTTAACCCCGGCCTTAGCAGTCAAGCTCTTCCATAAAGAACAACCCAGGAGACTAGGCTTATGGGGCACATTGATCGCGTCTAACCTAGTGCTTATGGCCCTTGTTTTAGTACTGGGAGGTGTAGTATGGGGAAGCACCAAGCTCGGTATTATTATTACTGAGCGCTATGAGGCTGAACAAGCTAAGCTAACAAAAAAAGTTGAAGCCAGTAAAGCGCAGCTAGCTGCACAGCAGCAAGCTTACGAAGAGCAAGTAGAACGCCTTAATACTGAAATCTCTCGCATGGTCAGTTTACATACAGGGACCCCTGCGGATGTTGTTGAACTGGCATCAATCATTGAGTCAGTTTTAAGTTCTGCTAAGGGCAAGGAACGCGAATTTCTAAGGTTAGCTATGCCGGCGGCTATTCACATTCAAGTCCGTAATAAGATTCCAGCATCTGCTTTCCTGGCCATGGCTATCTTGGAAAGTCGATATGGGCAAAGTCAACTGGCACTTGAGGCGAATAATTATTTTGGAATCAAAGCTTTCAATGACTGGAAGGGAGATAAGATTCAAAAAATGACTAAAGATTTAGGAGTTCCAACATTAGCCTACTTCCGTTCGTACGACTCTATACTTGACGGTTTTCAAGGATTTGCAGATTTCTTAACCAAGAGAAATCGTTACGAAAAAGCTTTTAACTATACTTCTTCAGGTGAGCTATTCGTTCAAGAGGTCCTAAAGGCGGGCTATTGCCCGGACAGCGATTACCTCGCAAAAATTAAAACAATCATGTCACGCCACAATTTGCAAGAGTTAGAAAATATTTTACAAGACGGGGAAGGTACTCCTTATCACCAGTCGTGGAGTAATGTCAATCATCTCTATTCTTCCAGCAACAAGACGGCTCAGACTGAGGTGAATTGA
- the alr gene encoding alanine racemase produces MDTTSLRSWCEIDLSAFEHNLRTIREVIGNHPEIMAIVKADAYGHGLKKVVLKLKKADCQMIGVASLSEANEVRKYGCKLPILLLSAALRTEYAGAIRAGFLLTLSSIAEARELNREAVRIKRKAHIHLKVDTGMGRLGVSPADALPLKHFIETSPNLALEGIYSHFASADTDNDLTKKQWSLFQSFSESSLKKHFANSAALLNCSDSHLDLVRPGLAFYGISSIGNFQKKLIPALSWKSRITLVKNFAKGKTISYGATYKTPRQMKIAIISVGYGDGYLRYLSNRGQVLVNGTRCPILGRVTMDQIMVDVTKAPEVDNGTEVTLIGQDRQEKILASHMATWAKTIPYEIWTHITPRVPRIYRTRSIRFS; encoded by the coding sequence ATGGACACTACCTCTCTCCGCTCATGGTGTGAAATTGATCTAAGTGCTTTTGAGCACAACTTGCGAACCATTCGCGAGGTTATTGGGAACCATCCCGAAATCATGGCTATTGTCAAGGCTGACGCCTATGGTCACGGATTAAAAAAAGTGGTTCTAAAACTCAAAAAAGCCGATTGCCAAATGATAGGCGTAGCTTCTCTATCTGAAGCAAATGAAGTTCGAAAGTATGGTTGTAAATTACCTATCTTGTTACTCAGTGCAGCTTTAAGGACTGAATACGCTGGAGCTATTCGGGCAGGCTTTCTTCTAACGCTATCATCTATAGCTGAAGCCAGAGAATTGAACAGAGAAGCCGTCCGGATTAAGCGCAAAGCACATATTCACTTAAAAGTAGATACTGGCATGGGTCGGCTTGGCGTCTCTCCTGCGGACGCACTACCCCTTAAGCACTTTATAGAAACCTCACCGAACCTAGCCCTTGAAGGTATCTACTCTCATTTTGCCAGCGCAGATACAGACAATGACCTGACAAAAAAACAATGGTCTCTATTTCAATCCTTTTCTGAATCAAGCCTAAAGAAGCACTTTGCAAATAGTGCCGCTCTGCTCAACTGCTCGGACAGCCATCTAGACCTCGTCCGGCCTGGGTTAGCTTTCTACGGAATAAGCTCCATTGGAAATTTCCAGAAAAAGCTAATACCCGCCTTATCATGGAAAAGCCGCATCACTTTAGTTAAAAATTTTGCCAAGGGAAAAACGATTAGTTATGGCGCCACCTATAAAACACCACGCCAAATGAAGATTGCCATTATCTCGGTAGGCTATGGAGATGGATACCTTCGGTATTTATCAAATCGAGGTCAAGTGCTTGTCAACGGCACGCGATGCCCGATCTTAGGTCGTGTGACCATGGACCAAATCATGGTAGATGTCACTAAAGCGCCCGAAGTTGACAATGGAACTGAAGTCACCTTAATCGGTCAAGACCGTCAAGAAAAAATTCTGGCGAGCCATATGGCCACATGGGCTAAAACTATTCCTTACGAAATCTGGACACACATCACCCCCCGCGTTCCTAGAATTTACAGAACAAGATCAATACGATTTTCATGA